From the genome of Peptoniphilus sp. ING2-D1G:
GGGGCTGTAGATGTAGTGCCCTTTATTCCCTTGGTAAATTGCGACATAGAAAAATGTGTAGACATTGCAAATGAAGTGGGCAAAACTTTGGCGGATAAGCTCGATATTCCCGTTTATATGTACGGAAAGGCAGCTAAGAGAAAATATTTGGAAAATTTGGGACATGTACAAAATATTCAATATGAAAATTTATTTGAAAAAATAAAAGAAGAAGAGTATGCGCCTGATTACGGAAAGGCGACTTTAAGTGAAAGGACGGGAGGTTCAATAGTCGGAGCAAGGAACATACTTGTGGCATTTAATGTAAATCTTGGCACGGATGATTTGAAAATTGCAAAGAATATAGCAAGAGAAATCAGAGAAAGCGGAGGAGGGCTTACAAATGTAAAGGCGATGGGACTTAGAGTTTCCGACAGAAATATAGTGCAAGTTTCCATGGACATGGTCAATTACAAGAAGACTCCAATGTATGAAGCCTTTGAACAGATTCGCATGGAGGCTAAGAGGTATGGGGTGCAGATAGTAAATAGTGAAATAATAGGACTTATTCCCACAGATGCTATTGTGGATACGGTAAGGTATTATTTTAAGGTAGATGATTTTGGAGAGGAACAATTGATAGAAAACAAGTTGTTGAATTCTTTTTTGTGTAAAAATTAATGAAGGGTGGAAAAAATGAAAGTGGATTTAGTTATAAAAAACATAGGAGAATTAATTACCATGCAAGGACCGCAAAGACCTTGGCTTAAAAAAGACATTGAAAGTCTCACAAGGATTGAAGATGGAGTGGTAATTATAAAGGATGATAAAATACTTGATGCCGGAGAAAAAACTCTACTGAGTGATTATGATATTTCAGAGGATACCGAAGTTATTGATGCAAAGGGAAAACTTGTGACTCCAGGGCTTGTGGATTCTCATGTACATTTAATTTTTGCAGGGTGGAGAGAAAATGAATTAGCTCTTACATTAAAGGGTTATGAATATATTGATATTTTAAAACAAGGCGGAGGAATTTTATCCACGGTAAAAAAGACAAGAGAAGCCACGGAAGATGAATTGTATGCTCATGTGTATAAATTGTTGGACAATATGCTTGAATACGGTACTACCACATCTGAGGCAAAGAGCGGATATGGCTTGGAACTGGAAACGGAGTTAAAATCCTTAAGAGTTATAAAAAAATTAGATGAAAATCACGCAGTGGATTTAGTTCCGACCTTTTTGGGAGCTCATGCAGTTCCGCCGGAATATAAAGATAGATCCGATGAATACACGGACTATGTAATAAATGAAATGCTTCCGGCAGTAGCTGAGGAAAACTTGGCGGAATTTTGTGATGTTTTTTGTGACGAGGGAGTGTTCTCCGTGGAACAGGCGAGAAAAATATTGCAAAGAGCAAAGGAATTGAACATGAAGCTGAAAATTCATGCCGATGAACTTGCATCCTTAGGTGGAGCGGAACTGTCAGCGGAATTGGGGGCTACTACAGCGGAGCATCTGTTAAAAATCACCGATAGGGGAATTGAGGAAATGGCAAAATCAGGAGTAATTGCAACGCTACTTCCCGGGACGCCCTTCTACTTGATGTTGGAGGAGTATGCAGATGCCAGAAAAATGATAGATAATAATTTGGCAGTGAGCATAGCTACAGATTTAAATCCGGGAACCAGTGCTACGGAATCCCTGCAAATAATAATGAATTTGGCAAGCTATATGATGAAGATGACTCCGGAGGAAATAATTACAGCTGTGACTATAAATGCCGCTTATGGAGTGGGAAGAGGAGACAGTGTAGGCTCTCTGAGCAAGGGAAAACTCGCAGATTTGGTAATTTGGAATGCAGATAACATAGAATTTTTAAGTTACCATTTTGGTGTGAATTTAGTGGATAAAGTAGTAAAAAAAGGAAAATTAGTTGTAAATAATTCAAAAATAATTCAAAAATAATAAAATAACAAAACGATTATCACTCGGCATAGTCGGGTTTCTAATACAAGTAGGGGACGATTCCATATCGACCCGCATTATGAACCGAAGAAATATAACGGGCGGATGAAGGCATCCGCCCCTACAAAACATAGATATAAACATTAACCTATAAAATACAGCGAGTTGCCGAGGCATCCACCGGTAAAAAAAGAATGCAAATACAAAAACTGTAGGGGACGATCCCACATCGTTCCGCATTATAAACTGATTAAATAAAAAATCCCGAGACAAACTCGGGATTTTAATTTCGGTTTTATTCAGGATTATAATATCCTAATTTATAGGACAGCTTTTCCGAAGCCTCCACAACTGCTTCGATAAAGGAACTTTCATTGTTGTTGAATCTGTAGTAAGGCACTACAATGCCTATAGATCCCACAAATTCCTTCTGATAATTAAATACCGGAGCTCCGATGCCTGCTGTATTGGATATGTACTCACCGAAGGAGTTGCAGTATTTTTTTTGCTTTATTGATTCTAATTCTTTTCGCAGTTCTTTTTTATTTACTTCTTTGTCTATATAGGGCTCCAGATCTCTTGAAAGGTATTGTTCTATAAATTCATCGCTTTGGTAAGCGAGTATTACTTTTCTGATGGCGCCCTTGTGCAGTTCTATTTCTCTTCCAAAGTTTTCTATGACTTTAAGCGTGTGGCTGCCGACAGCTTTGCCTATGACAATTCCATAGTTGCCGGACTTTATTACTAAAAAAGAATCCTCCAAAGTTTTTTTGGACAACGATTCAAGTATGGGCTTAGCTTCAGATTGCAGACTTATGTTTAGTGCCGCAGCCATGCCCAAAGAAATTAGGCCGGGACCTAATTTATATAGGTGAGATTTTATATCTTTAGTTACAAAATCACATTTTATAAGAGTGTTGAGTATTCTGTGGGTTGTGCTTGTAGGCATATCTAAATTTTCGGAAATTTCAGATATGCTGTATTCTCTATTTTCTATTTTCATATATTCAAGTATATTAACAGCTTTTTGCAAACTTTGTATCATAACACCCTCCTAACTGATAGTATTATACCACAAAGTGGGATAATGTCCAAATAGTGAACACAAATAGAATTGTAAAATATTTATAAACAAGTTAATATGCTATAAAACTATAATAATATTCAACATTATGTTAAAATATTAAATGTTAGGGGTGAATATTATTAATAAATCTAAGGACAATATATTTGTCTTAATAATAAAATCGGTATTGATATCATTGGGAGGGATAGTTTTTCCTTTGTTGTATTTATTTTTACCTTCCATGTTCGTTGCGGATTCCATAACTAACGGAATAGTAAAAATAATAGGAGTTTTCACTCTTTGTTGTGCAACTGTGGGACTGGTGGTTTCTCCCGCCATGGGGGCGATAATATTTAGTGTTTTCGGTCCTTTGATATTGATATTTCATTATATGATTTCAAAAAAAAGTTCAGTAAACTTAACCATAGTGACGTGTGCAGCTGTATTTTTCATATCGGTTATAGCGAGTCTTTACTCCTTCGGAATTACTCCTGAGATATTAAATTCCGCGGAAAATATGAAGGTTTTTATAGAGGTGCAAAAAAACATATTGGAATCAGGCGGCATAGATATAAGCAATTCGCAATTGATTATTATTTACAATAGAATGCTTCAATTATTGCCGGGGAGCCTATTGATTATGTCCCTTGTAATTTCCTATATGACCTATGTAATAGCGGGAAGAACTCTTATTAAAAGAGGAGACTATATCCTGCAACCCTCTTCCTTCATATTCTTTAGAATTCCCAAGGGAATCTTCGAAGCTATATTGATAGCCTTTATATTACTATATGCGGCACAGTTATTGACGGATTATAAGTTCAATGTTCTAATAGATAATG
Proteins encoded in this window:
- a CDS encoding glutamate formiminotransferase (Folate-dependent enzyme, that displays both transferase and deaminase activity. Serves to channel one-carbon units from formiminoglutamate to the folate pool; High confidence in function and specificity) produces the protein MNEIIECVPNFSEGRDQKVIDQISDEIKKVEGVEIWDILTDKDHNRTVITFVGDGDSVKKAAVNSAIKAAELIDMRKHKGAHPRIGAVDVVPFIPLVNCDIEKCVDIANEVGKTLADKLDIPVYMYGKAAKRKYLENLGHVQNIQYENLFEKIKEEEYAPDYGKATLSERTGGSIVGARNILVAFNVNLGTDDLKIAKNIAREIRESGGGLTNVKAMGLRVSDRNIVQVSMDMVNYKKTPMYEAFEQIRMEAKRYGVQIVNSEIIGLIPTDAIVDTVRYYFKVDDFGEEQLIENKLLNSFLCKN
- the hutI gene encoding Imidazolonepropionase (Imidazolonepropionase catalyzes the third step in histidine degradation. It hydrolyses the carbon-nitrogen bonds in 4-imidazolone-5-propionic acid to yield N-formimino-l-glutamic acid. The enzyme contains two domains, a TIM (triose-phosphate isomerase) barrel domain with two insertions and a small beta-sandwich domain. It has been conserved from bacteria to eukaryotes; High confidence in function and specificity): MKVDLVIKNIGELITMQGPQRPWLKKDIESLTRIEDGVVIIKDDKILDAGEKTLLSDYDISEDTEVIDAKGKLVTPGLVDSHVHLIFAGWRENELALTLKGYEYIDILKQGGGILSTVKKTREATEDELYAHVYKLLDNMLEYGTTTSEAKSGYGLELETELKSLRVIKKLDENHAVDLVPTFLGAHAVPPEYKDRSDEYTDYVINEMLPAVAEENLAEFCDVFCDEGVFSVEQARKILQRAKELNMKLKIHADELASLGGAELSAELGATTAEHLLKITDRGIEEMAKSGVIATLLPGTPFYLMLEEYADARKMIDNNLAVSIATDLNPGTSATESLQIIMNLASYMMKMTPEEIITAVTINAAYGVGRGDSVGSLSKGKLADLVIWNADNIEFLSYHFGVNLVDKVVKKGKLVVNNSKIIQK
- a CDS encoding hypothetical protein (High confidence in function and specificity), whose product is MLGVNIINKSKDNIFVLIIKSVLISLGGIVFPLLYLFLPSMFVADSITNGIVKIIGVFTLCCATVGLVVSPAMGAIIFSVFGPLILIFHYMISKKSSVNLTIVTCAAVFFISVIASLYSFGITPEILNSAENMKVFIEVQKNILESGGIDISNSQLIIIYNRMLQLLPGSLLIMSLVISYMTYVIAGRTLIKRGDYILQPSSFIFFRIPKGIFEAILIAFILLYAAQLLTDYKFNVLIDNVYMVFEALFMFVGVAVFLFFLNKFIKGKVLRFVILFFVFMVPGTGTVFTFTGILDCLFNFRKLQ
- a CDS encoding putative transcriptional regulator (IclR family) (The iclR-type HTH domain is a DNA-binding, winged helix-turn-helix (wHTH) domain of about 60 amino acids present in transcription regulators of the iclR family, involved in carbon metabolism in eubacteria and archaea. The domains are named after Escherichia coli iclR (isocitrate lyase regulator), a repressor of the glyoxylate bypass operon for acetate utilization. Transcription regulators of the iclR family contain the DNA-binding wHTH domain in the N-terminal part; High confidence in function and specificity) — translated: MIQSLQKAVNILEYMKIENREYSISEISENLDMPTSTTHRILNTLIKCDFVTKDIKSHLYKLGPGLISLGMAAALNISLQSEAKPILESLSKKTLEDSFLVIKSGNYGIVIGKAVGSHTLKVIENFGREIELHKGAIRKVILAYQSDEFIEQYLSRDLEPYIDKEVNKKELRKELESIKQKKYCNSFGEYISNTAGIGAPVFNYQKEFVGSIGIVVPYYRFNNNESSFIEAVVEASEKLSYKLGYYNPE